Proteins from one Thermobifida alba genomic window:
- a CDS encoding DEDD exonuclease domain-containing protein, protein MAAPSHPVQGSLDELGTPLAATTFVVVDLETTGARPGEAAITEIGAVRLRDGRVLDEFSSLVNPQTPVPASATLLTGITTAMVESAPPVAAVLPAFLEFAGFGPDTVLVAHNAPFDVAFLKAACASHGMRWPSPAVLDTLWLARRLVPRGEVGNHRLGTLARVFGAQAPTHRALDDARAAAGVLRGLLARLRSRGVDTWEELRALRGAPTPEQRGRRHLADGLPEAPGVYLFEDASGATLYVGKSVNLRARVRSYFTAAERRPRIREMVGLAARVRPIVCETAVEAEVRELRLIAERNPPYNRHSRNPERAPWLALTAEEFPRLAVVRRLRDDGACYLGPFPGTRAAELARDALHQTFALRRCSHRITPPRRGAACALAGMGRCGAPCEGAQSAAEYAVPALAARNAMTGDVSAVVAALTAHIDTLARQLRYEEAAVHRDRLSAFLAAAARTQRLRSLGAVPHLAAARPVGADWEVCVVRYGRLSGSARLRPGDDPHALLRALVATAETVRPGVGGLPGADAAETECLLRWLESPGTRLLEVAGDWACPVGGAERHRHLIHRHATP, encoded by the coding sequence GTGGCAGCACCCAGTCATCCGGTCCAGGGCTCCCTCGACGAACTGGGCACCCCGCTCGCGGCCACCACGTTCGTGGTGGTCGACCTGGAGACCACCGGCGCCCGCCCCGGCGAGGCGGCGATCACCGAGATCGGGGCCGTGCGCCTGCGTGACGGGCGTGTCCTGGACGAGTTCAGCTCGCTGGTGAACCCGCAGACCCCCGTCCCGGCGTCGGCCACCCTGCTGACCGGCATCACCACGGCCATGGTGGAGTCCGCGCCGCCCGTGGCGGCGGTGCTCCCCGCGTTCCTGGAGTTCGCCGGCTTCGGCCCGGACACCGTCCTGGTCGCCCACAACGCCCCGTTCGACGTGGCCTTCCTGAAGGCCGCGTGCGCCTCCCACGGGATGCGCTGGCCCTCCCCCGCCGTGCTGGACACCCTGTGGCTGGCCCGCCGCCTGGTGCCGCGCGGCGAGGTCGGCAACCACCGGCTCGGCACGCTCGCCCGCGTCTTCGGGGCCCAGGCGCCCACCCACCGGGCGCTCGACGACGCCCGCGCCGCCGCGGGCGTGCTGCGCGGCCTGCTGGCCCGGCTGCGCTCCCGCGGCGTGGACACCTGGGAGGAGCTGCGGGCGCTGCGCGGCGCGCCCACCCCCGAGCAGCGCGGCCGACGGCACCTGGCCGACGGGCTGCCCGAGGCCCCGGGGGTCTACCTCTTCGAGGACGCCTCGGGCGCCACCCTCTACGTCGGCAAGAGCGTCAACCTGCGCGCCCGGGTGCGCTCCTACTTCACCGCCGCGGAGCGGCGGCCCCGCATCCGGGAGATGGTGGGCCTCGCCGCGCGGGTCAGACCGATCGTGTGCGAGACCGCCGTGGAGGCCGAGGTCCGCGAACTCCGGCTGATCGCCGAGCGCAACCCCCCCTACAACCGGCACTCCCGCAACCCCGAGCGTGCGCCCTGGCTCGCGTTGACCGCGGAGGAGTTCCCCCGGCTGGCGGTGGTCCGCCGGCTCCGCGACGACGGCGCGTGCTACCTGGGGCCGTTCCCCGGGACCCGGGCGGCCGAGCTGGCCCGCGACGCGCTGCACCAGACCTTCGCGCTGCGCCGCTGCTCCCACCGGATCACCCCGCCGCGCCGGGGGGCGGCCTGCGCCCTGGCGGGCATGGGCCGCTGCGGCGCCCCCTGCGAGGGGGCGCAGTCCGCGGCCGAGTACGCCGTGCCCGCGCTGGCGGCGCGCAACGCGATGACCGGCGACGTCTCCGCGGTCGTGGCGGCCCTCACCGCCCACATCGACACGCTGGCGCGGCAGCTGCGTTACGAGGAGGCGGCCGTGCACCGGGACCGGCTGTCGGCGTTCCTGGCCGCCGCCGCCCGCACCCAGCGGCTGCGCTCCCTCGGCGCGGTGCCGCACCTGGCGGCGGCCCGGCCCGTCGGAGCGGACTGGGAGGTGTGCGTGGTGCGGTACGGCCGGCTGTCCGGCAGCGCCCGGCTGCGCCCCGGCGACGACCCGCACGCCCTCCTGCGCGCGCTGGTGGCCACCGCCGAGACCGTCCGCCCGGGCGTCGGCGGGCTGCCCGGCGCCGACGCGGCCGAGACCGAGTGCCTGCTGCGCTGGCTGGAGTCGCCGGGCACCCGGCTGCTGGAGGTGGCGGGCGACTGGGCCTGCCCGGTCGGCGGGGCGGAGCGCCACCGGCACCTGATCCACCG
- a CDS encoding NlpC/P60 family protein: MTDNGGRRAARRIATGLGFVAASSLVLPQGIAHAEPTQEEVEAKLEELHEEASALVDEYNAAEEEYEAAKEKVEELEKQLGDEEERYEELREKVSSFASAAYMSPDLEAVTTILSVDDPADVLEQSADLSYLSESQRAELEEFSNSSERLIQLKEENEALLEEAEEKKSEVEEKQQEVEEKIAEQEELLAQFPDADPLTQASNSTGGTYSGPASGNARTALDFAYAQLGKPYVWGGTGPDGYDCSGLTMRAWGAAGVSLPRTTYTQANVGTRVSYDSMQPGDLVFFYPELGHVGLYVGGGQMIHAPSSGRTIEVVSLSGYWSQHFQFAVRP; encoded by the coding sequence ATGACTGACAACGGTGGACGGCGCGCGGCCCGTCGAATCGCGACCGGACTCGGGTTCGTGGCGGCGAGCAGCCTGGTGCTGCCCCAAGGGATCGCGCACGCGGAGCCGACCCAGGAAGAGGTCGAGGCCAAGCTCGAAGAGCTCCACGAGGAGGCCAGCGCCCTCGTCGACGAGTACAACGCGGCCGAGGAGGAGTACGAGGCCGCCAAGGAGAAGGTCGAGGAGCTCGAAAAGCAGCTCGGCGACGAGGAGGAGCGCTACGAGGAGCTGCGGGAGAAGGTCTCCAGCTTCGCCAGCGCCGCCTACATGTCCCCCGACCTGGAGGCGGTCACGACGATCCTCTCCGTGGACGACCCCGCCGACGTCCTCGAACAGTCCGCGGACCTCAGCTACCTCTCCGAGAGCCAGCGGGCCGAGCTGGAGGAGTTCTCCAACTCCTCGGAGCGGCTGATCCAGCTCAAGGAGGAGAACGAGGCGCTCCTGGAGGAGGCGGAGGAGAAGAAGAGCGAGGTCGAGGAGAAGCAGCAGGAGGTCGAGGAGAAGATCGCGGAGCAGGAGGAGCTGCTCGCGCAGTTCCCCGACGCCGACCCGCTGACCCAGGCCTCGAACTCCACCGGCGGCACCTACAGCGGCCCCGCCTCGGGCAACGCCCGCACCGCCCTCGACTTCGCCTACGCCCAGCTCGGCAAGCCCTACGTGTGGGGCGGCACCGGTCCCGACGGCTACGACTGCTCCGGTCTGACGATGCGCGCCTGGGGCGCGGCGGGGGTGAGCCTGCCCCGCACCACCTACACGCAGGCCAACGTCGGCACCCGGGTCAGCTACGACAGCATGCAGCCCGGCGACCTCGTCTTCTTCTACCCCGAACTGGGCCACGTGGGCCTGTACGTGGGCGGCGGGCAGATGATCCACGCGCCCAGCTCCGGACGGACCATCGAGGTCGTCTCGCTGTCCGGCTACTGGAGCCAGCACTTCCAGTTCGCGGTGCGTCCGTAG
- a CDS encoding NYN domain-containing protein, translating into MTDDGSGNAEERAAEPAQAETLDRPLPEAVRTRVIEYGAEILGMMSAAEVPPRLRRIAKFEPRRRVRLAGPDIAAQLETDEEFRGRVAERMRQAWPSLVEELAGGEVPPAVDPVIAGAVAYVLRPPGWSALIREIHDELEREARARAADDTAETIAELRGKLDEARAEHRRETLRLRAELREHKAEISELRHKLHHERQRAREAVRAAERSVAEAKERSDGAAARLHSAEAENRRLRNRLAAVEAQVENARRAARAARSAEEVRLRVLLDVLQEAAQGLRRELALPASITLPADLVAEEVRAGTPEAPGRGLPDDDPGLIDQLLSIPYIHLLVDGYNVTKTGYGNRPLADQRAKLLAGLEGLASQTKAEITCVFDGAEIDAPVAPVPSRRVRVLFSSPGETADELIIRLVRAEPEGRPLAVVTSDKEIIAAVRREKARTVASPLLLRRLD; encoded by the coding sequence ATGACCGACGACGGTTCCGGGAACGCGGAGGAGCGCGCGGCGGAGCCGGCGCAGGCCGAGACGCTGGACCGGCCGCTCCCCGAGGCGGTGCGCACCCGGGTCATCGAGTACGGAGCCGAGATCCTCGGCATGATGTCCGCCGCCGAGGTCCCGCCGAGGCTGCGCAGGATCGCCAAGTTCGAGCCGCGCCGCCGGGTGCGGCTGGCCGGGCCGGACATCGCCGCCCAGCTGGAGACCGACGAGGAGTTCCGCGGCCGGGTCGCCGAGCGGATGCGGCAGGCGTGGCCGTCCCTGGTCGAGGAGCTCGCCGGAGGGGAGGTGCCCCCGGCCGTCGACCCGGTCATCGCCGGGGCGGTCGCCTACGTGCTGCGGCCCCCCGGATGGTCGGCCCTCATCCGGGAGATCCACGACGAACTGGAGCGCGAGGCCAGGGCCAGGGCCGCGGACGACACCGCGGAGACCATCGCCGAACTGCGCGGCAAACTGGACGAGGCCAGGGCCGAGCACCGGCGGGAGACGCTCCGGCTCCGCGCCGAACTGCGCGAGCACAAGGCGGAGATCTCCGAACTGCGCCACAAGCTGCACCACGAGCGCCAGCGGGCGAGGGAGGCGGTGCGCGCCGCCGAGCGCTCGGTGGCCGAGGCCAAGGAGCGCAGCGACGGCGCGGCCGCCCGGCTGCACTCCGCCGAGGCCGAGAACCGGCGGTTGCGCAACCGGCTGGCCGCTGTGGAGGCGCAGGTCGAGAACGCCCGGCGGGCCGCCCGGGCGGCCCGCAGCGCCGAGGAGGTGCGGCTGCGGGTGCTGCTGGACGTGCTCCAGGAGGCCGCGCAGGGGCTGCGCCGGGAGCTGGCGCTGCCCGCCTCGATCACGCTGCCCGCCGACCTGGTGGCCGAGGAGGTGCGCGCGGGGACCCCGGAGGCGCCGGGGCGGGGCCTGCCCGACGACGACCCCGGGCTCATCGACCAGCTGCTGTCGATTCCGTACATCCACCTGCTCGTGGACGGCTACAACGTCACCAAGACCGGGTACGGCAACCGCCCGCTGGCCGACCAGCGGGCCAAGCTGCTGGCCGGACTGGAGGGGCTGGCCTCGCAGACCAAGGCCGAGATCACCTGCGTGTTCGACGGGGCCGAGATCGACGCCCCGGTGGCGCCGGTCCCCTCCCGCCGGGTGCGGGTGCTCTTCAGCAGCCCGGGGGAGACGGCCGACGAGCTGATCATCCGGCTGGTGCGGGCCGAGCCCGAGGGGCGGCCCCTGGCCGTGGTCACCTCGGACAAGGAGATCATCGCGGCGGTGCGGCGGGAGAAGGCGCGCACCGTGGCCTCGCCCCTGCTGCTGCGGCGCCTGGACTGA
- a CDS encoding endonuclease/exonuclease/phosphatase family protein, with the protein MTTVLRVLSYNVRSLRDDPAAVARVIRSCRPDVVCLQEAPRLLLWRTGRRRLARRCGLRIAGGRRPGGLEILTAPGVVVERRSHRLLRRHPRLHRRALSTVLVRLGERRVAVAVSHLDLCARARLEHAEQILAFLGAETAPGVLAVDVNEEPGGAAWQLLAEHLVDAGALGPAGGGPTFPARRPRSRIDTVFVDGRLPVVTGGVPAQPSREDLAAASDHLPVLVEIALERDGEPRTPPVERAVTEAGG; encoded by the coding sequence GTGACCACCGTGCTGCGCGTGCTGTCGTACAACGTCCGGTCGCTGCGCGACGACCCCGCGGCCGTCGCGCGGGTCATCCGGTCCTGCCGTCCCGACGTGGTCTGCCTCCAGGAAGCCCCGCGGCTGCTGCTGTGGCGGACCGGCCGGCGGCGGCTGGCCCGCCGCTGCGGCCTGCGGATCGCGGGGGGCCGCCGCCCCGGAGGACTGGAGATCCTCACCGCCCCCGGCGTCGTCGTGGAGCGCCGCAGCCACCGCCTGCTGCGCCGCCATCCCCGACTGCACCGGCGCGCGCTGTCGACGGTACTGGTGCGGCTGGGGGAGCGGCGCGTCGCCGTGGCCGTCAGCCACCTGGACCTGTGCGCGCGGGCGCGCCTGGAGCACGCCGAGCAGATCCTGGCGTTCCTCGGCGCGGAGACCGCGCCGGGGGTACTGGCCGTGGACGTCAACGAGGAGCCCGGCGGCGCCGCCTGGCAGCTGCTGGCGGAGCACCTGGTGGACGCGGGGGCGCTCGGCCCGGCCGGCGGTGGGCCGACCTTCCCGGCGCGGCGCCCGCGCAGCCGCATCGACACGGTCTTCGTCGACGGGAGACTGCCCGTCGTGACGGGGGGTGTTCCCGCCCAGCCCTCCCGAGAGGACCTGGCGGCGGCCAGCGACCACCTGCCGGTGCTGGTCGAGATCGCCCTGGAGCGGGACGGGGAGCCGCGGACCCCGCCCGTCGAGCGGGCGGTGACGGAGGCCGGCGGCTAG
- a CDS encoding lysophospholipid acyltransferase family protein has product MFYWVLKATLGPVLAVLWQPRAYGVENVPRHGPAIMVGNHLSFSDHFFGPLPLPRKITFLAKAEYFTGKGVKGFLTRLFFTGVGQIPIDRSGGKASEAALRTGLRVLEQGKLLGIYPEGTRSPDGRLYRGRTGVARMALQARVPVIPMAMINADKIMPPGQVIPRLGIRPIVKFGKPLDFSRYYGLEKDPRVLRAVTDEIMYALMELSGQEYVDRYAQSVKAELEAAAKQEKKEEQQSRRERRRAEREARRLRRAREKAERRRAGKKKEKEEGKPERQ; this is encoded by the coding sequence GTGTTCTACTGGGTGCTCAAGGCGACTCTCGGACCGGTGCTCGCGGTGCTGTGGCAGCCGCGTGCCTACGGGGTGGAGAACGTCCCCCGCCACGGTCCCGCCATCATGGTGGGCAACCACCTGTCCTTCTCGGACCACTTCTTCGGCCCCCTGCCGCTGCCCCGCAAGATCACCTTCCTGGCGAAGGCCGAGTACTTCACCGGCAAGGGGGTCAAGGGCTTCCTCACCCGGCTCTTCTTCACCGGGGTGGGGCAGATTCCCATCGACCGCTCCGGCGGCAAAGCCAGCGAGGCGGCGCTGCGCACCGGACTGCGGGTGCTGGAGCAGGGCAAACTGCTAGGCATCTACCCCGAGGGCACCCGCTCCCCCGACGGCAGGCTCTACCGGGGGCGCACCGGCGTGGCCCGGATGGCCCTGCAGGCCAGGGTCCCGGTGATCCCGATGGCGATGATCAACGCCGACAAGATCATGCCGCCCGGCCAGGTCATCCCCAGGCTCGGCATCCGCCCCATCGTGAAGTTCGGCAAGCCCCTGGACTTCTCCCGCTACTACGGCCTGGAGAAGGACCCCCGGGTGCTGCGCGCGGTCACCGACGAGATCATGTACGCCCTCATGGAGCTGTCCGGCCAGGAGTACGTGGACCGCTACGCCCAGTCGGTCAAGGCCGAACTGGAGGCCGCGGCCAAGCAGGAGAAGAAGGAGGAGCAGCAGTCCCGCAGGGAGCGGCGCCGCGCGGAGCGCGAGGCCAGGCGGCTGCGGCGCGCCCGGGAGAAGGCGGAGCGCAGGCGGGCCGGGAAGAAGAAGGAAAAGGAAGAGGGGAAGCCGGAGCGGCAGTGA
- a CDS encoding ROK family glucokinase, giving the protein MRLTIGVDIGGTKVAAGVVDVDGRILEKVKHPTPVDGDALADVVCDTVEELAAHHPRDVIDGVGVGIAGFVDENRSTVVFAPNLDLRGEPLRDRIRRRIDLPVVVENDANAAAWGEARFGAGRGVDHVVCVTLGTGIGGGIILNGQLFRGRYGVGAEIGHYRVVADGRLCGCGNRGCWEKYASGRALVAEARTAARDAPERAERLLKLADGDPERIEGHHITQAALEGDAAALECFAVIGDWVGQGLADLAAILDPERFVIGGGVCEAGEILLGPIRDSFARNVTGGGVRTLADIRIAELGSAAGIVGAADLARR; this is encoded by the coding sequence ATGCGGTTGACGATCGGCGTGGACATCGGCGGCACCAAGGTGGCCGCCGGCGTTGTCGATGTTGACGGCCGGATCCTGGAGAAGGTCAAGCACCCCACCCCCGTCGACGGCGACGCCCTCGCCGACGTGGTCTGCGACACCGTCGAGGAACTCGCGGCGCACCATCCCAGGGACGTCATCGACGGGGTCGGGGTGGGCATAGCGGGCTTCGTGGACGAGAACCGCTCCACCGTGGTCTTCGCGCCCAACCTGGACCTGCGCGGCGAGCCGCTGCGCGACCGCATCCGGCGCAGGATCGACCTGCCGGTCGTCGTCGAGAACGACGCCAACGCGGCGGCCTGGGGCGAGGCCCGGTTCGGTGCGGGACGCGGCGTCGACCACGTGGTCTGCGTGACCCTGGGCACCGGCATCGGCGGCGGCATCATCCTCAACGGGCAGCTGTTCCGGGGCCGCTACGGGGTCGGCGCGGAGATCGGCCACTACCGCGTCGTCGCCGACGGCCGCCTCTGCGGCTGCGGCAACCGGGGCTGCTGGGAGAAGTACGCCAGCGGGCGCGCCCTGGTGGCCGAGGCGCGCACCGCGGCCCGCGACGCACCCGAACGCGCCGAGCGCCTCCTCAAACTCGCCGACGGCGACCCCGAGCGCATCGAGGGGCACCACATCACCCAGGCGGCCCTGGAGGGCGACGCCGCCGCGCTGGAGTGCTTCGCCGTCATCGGCGACTGGGTGGGGCAGGGCCTGGCCGACCTCGCCGCGATCCTCGACCCGGAGCGGTTCGTCATCGGCGGCGGCGTCTGCGAGGCCGGGGAGATCCTGCTCGGACCGATCCGCGACTCCTTCGCCCGCAACGTCACCGGCGGCGGGGTGCGGACCCTCGCCGACATCCGCATCGCCGAACTCGGCTCGGCCGCGGGCATCGTCGGGGCGGCGGACCTGGCCCGCCGCTGA
- a CDS encoding C40 family peptidase produces the protein MDDDRHDRGVRRRLTAAGVIAASFLALTPGVAHAEPTADEVREEIERLEQEFSELNEAYNKAKEEHEAAREKLEEINEDLAETEEEVEGLQESIRLLAGTAYSGVDYNSLVYLIGSDNPDDLLVQSADLNYLSASQQGRLDRYTEQQEKLEQLREEAEETEQEAQAKLDEAEEAREEGEAKIAEQEALLDDLTADEQAAATAGINTVSSSASGTTYNGPATGDARVALEFAFNQIGKPYIWGGTGPNGYDCSGLTQAAWAAAGVSLPRVSQDQFYAGQRVSWDNIQAGDLLFFYNSTAPTHVGMATGDGRMVHASTSSKPIGVVELTSYYRQNFVGAVRP, from the coding sequence GTGGATGACGACCGCCATGACCGCGGCGTCCGGCGCCGCCTGACGGCCGCGGGCGTCATCGCCGCGAGCTTCCTCGCCCTGACTCCGGGGGTCGCCCACGCCGAGCCGACCGCCGACGAGGTCCGCGAGGAGATCGAACGGCTGGAGCAGGAGTTCTCCGAGCTCAACGAGGCGTACAACAAGGCCAAGGAAGAACACGAGGCCGCCCGGGAGAAGCTGGAGGAGATCAACGAGGACCTGGCGGAGACCGAGGAGGAGGTGGAGGGGCTCCAGGAGTCCATCCGGCTCCTGGCCGGCACCGCCTACAGCGGGGTCGACTACAACTCGCTGGTCTACCTGATCGGTTCCGACAACCCCGACGACCTGCTGGTCCAGTCGGCGGACCTGAACTACCTGTCGGCGAGCCAGCAGGGCAGGCTGGACCGCTACACCGAGCAGCAGGAGAAGCTGGAGCAGCTCCGGGAAGAGGCGGAGGAGACCGAGCAGGAGGCCCAGGCCAAGCTCGACGAGGCCGAGGAGGCCCGCGAGGAGGGCGAGGCGAAGATCGCCGAGCAGGAGGCGCTGCTCGACGACCTGACCGCCGACGAGCAGGCCGCGGCGACGGCCGGGATCAACACGGTCAGCTCCTCGGCGTCCGGCACGACCTACAACGGTCCGGCCACCGGGGACGCCAGGGTCGCCCTGGAGTTCGCCTTCAACCAGATCGGCAAGCCCTACATCTGGGGCGGCACCGGACCCAACGGCTACGACTGCTCGGGGCTGACTCAGGCCGCGTGGGCGGCCGCGGGCGTGAGCCTGCCGCGGGTCTCGCAGGACCAGTTCTACGCCGGACAGCGTGTCTCCTGGGACAACATCCAGGCCGGGGACCTGCTGTTCTTCTACAACAGCACCGCGCCCACCCACGTGGGCATGGCCACCGGCGACGGCCGCATGGTGCACGCCTCCACCTCGTCCAAGCCGATCGGCGTGGTGGAGCTGACCTCCTACTACCGGCAGAACTTCGTCGGCGCGGTCCGTCCCTGA
- a CDS encoding AMP-dependent synthetase/ligase, with protein sequence MREYTTPAVTELPPDTRLTDTVFTRAAEEPDAVMFRRLENGQWRDVTCAEFHRDVMGIAKALIAKGVEHGDRVALMSRTRYEWTVIDYAIWTVGGVSVPIFDSSSEEQVQWILGDSGSKAVFVETADHAARVRAVSEQLPDLGEIWQIESDDLAALTAAGSDVADSAVEERRAATGLDDLATLIYTSGTTGMPKGCELTQRNLAFDVMSVNSGPMHEVFTLEGRSTLLFLPLAHSLARIIQIGCVETKTVMGHFPSTGPELLEALASFQPLFLLAVPRVFEKVYNKAEQKAVSEGKGAIFQKAAETAIAYSRALDTGKVGFGLRLRHFLFSKLVYRKILAAVGGRAKYAVSGGSALGERLGHFFRGIGLTIMEGYGLTETSAPTTANSPAANRIGTVGRPIPGTSIRIAEDGEVLTKGDNVMRGYWNNPEATKEAFTEDGWYRTGDLGALDDDGFLRITGRKKEIIVTAGGKNVAPAVIEDRIRGHAIVSQCMVVGDNRKFVSALITIDPEAFEFWKKQHNKTGTIAELVDDPDLRATVQKAVDDGNRAVSRAESVRKFAILPVDFTEAGGQMTASLKLKRHVIAKQFSAEIDALYAD encoded by the coding sequence GTGCGTGAGTACACCACCCCCGCGGTGACGGAACTGCCCCCGGACACGCGACTCACCGACACCGTCTTCACCCGCGCCGCCGAGGAACCCGACGCCGTGATGTTCCGGCGGCTGGAGAACGGCCAGTGGCGTGACGTCACCTGTGCCGAGTTCCACCGCGACGTCATGGGCATCGCCAAGGCGCTCATCGCCAAGGGCGTCGAACACGGCGACCGGGTGGCCCTGATGTCGCGGACGCGCTACGAGTGGACCGTCATCGACTACGCCATCTGGACGGTGGGCGGGGTCAGCGTCCCCATCTTCGACTCCTCCTCCGAGGAGCAGGTCCAGTGGATCCTCGGCGACTCCGGCAGCAAGGCCGTCTTCGTGGAGACCGCCGACCACGCCGCGCGGGTCCGGGCCGTCTCCGAGCAGCTGCCCGACCTCGGCGAGATCTGGCAGATCGAGAGCGACGACCTCGCCGCCCTCACCGCCGCCGGCTCCGACGTCGCCGACTCGGCGGTCGAGGAGCGCCGCGCCGCCACCGGCCTGGACGACCTGGCCACCCTGATCTACACCTCGGGGACCACCGGCATGCCCAAGGGCTGCGAACTGACCCAGCGCAACCTGGCCTTCGACGTCATGAGCGTCAACAGCGGCCCCATGCACGAGGTCTTCACCCTGGAGGGGCGCTCCACGCTGCTGTTCCTGCCGCTGGCGCACTCCCTGGCCCGGATCATCCAGATCGGCTGCGTGGAGACGAAGACCGTGATGGGCCACTTCCCCTCCACCGGACCGGAACTGCTGGAGGCCCTCGCCTCGTTCCAGCCCCTCTTCCTGCTCGCGGTGCCCCGGGTCTTCGAGAAGGTCTACAACAAGGCCGAGCAGAAGGCCGTCTCCGAGGGCAAGGGCGCGATCTTCCAGAAGGCCGCCGAGACCGCCATCGCCTACAGCAGGGCGCTGGACACCGGGAAGGTCGGCTTCGGCCTGCGGCTCAGGCACTTCCTGTTCTCCAAGCTCGTCTACCGCAAGATCCTGGCCGCGGTGGGCGGCAGGGCCAAGTACGCCGTCTCGGGCGGCTCCGCCCTGGGCGAGCGGCTGGGCCACTTCTTCCGCGGCATCGGCCTGACCATCATGGAGGGCTACGGCCTGACCGAGACCTCCGCCCCCACCACCGCCAACTCCCCCGCTGCCAACCGGATCGGCACGGTGGGCCGGCCCATCCCCGGCACCTCCATCCGCATCGCCGAGGACGGCGAGGTGCTCACCAAGGGCGACAACGTGATGCGCGGCTACTGGAACAACCCCGAGGCCACCAAGGAGGCGTTCACCGAGGACGGCTGGTACCGCACCGGCGACCTCGGCGCCCTCGACGACGACGGGTTCCTGCGCATCACCGGCCGCAAGAAGGAGATCATCGTCACCGCCGGCGGCAAGAACGTCGCCCCCGCGGTCATCGAGGACCGCATCCGCGGCCACGCGATCGTCAGCCAGTGCATGGTCGTGGGCGACAACCGCAAGTTCGTCTCGGCGCTCATCACCATCGACCCCGAGGCGTTCGAGTTCTGGAAGAAGCAGCACAACAAGACCGGCACCATCGCCGAGCTGGTGGACGACCCCGACCTGCGGGCCACCGTGCAGAAGGCCGTGGACGACGGCAACCGGGCCGTCTCGCGGGCCGAGTCGGTGCGCAAGTTCGCCATCCTGCCCGTGGACTTCACCGAGGCCGGCGGCCAGATGACCGCGTCGCTGAAGCTCAAGCGGCACGTCATCGCCAAGCAGTTCAGCGCCGAGATCGACGCGCTCTACGCGGACTGA